In Castanea sativa cultivar Marrone di Chiusa Pesio chromosome 6, ASM4071231v1, a single window of DNA contains:
- the LOC142639778 gene encoding uncharacterized protein LOC142639778 translates to MVTLEDVERTCLLPSMGDVSPLELELSDEESEIARKLLEAFGGTYASWGGNRARFSSWISAFRESEDVDTIRAAFLDLWMSKCVFNSDPVQFMKPFTFPLAVVLCRGMSLPLGTLCLGTLYSKLDRLRSDELEGSPYHLIESSINVLLLQTFIWEHSKDYVDVGKDVGDVKATIWVVGAAGPNGELQFLGFENGLPLLMKWMGLKVWNLPSITLLDDGAHFAWKPYSYVAVGFCYPNPFPNARPGSQEFGLNDHEKIPNFLLITSPSFIPYPSGAGFSLTQYNPHRVLRQFGFDQDVLDINTTICPLSDAMQPLVHDTTIEYWANKVERVLVPS, encoded by the coding sequence ATGGTCACCCTGGAAGATGTAGAAAGGACCTGTTTGCTACCTAGCATGGGAGACGTTAGTCCGTTAGAGCTAGAGCTATCTGATGAAGAGTCTGAAATTGCCAGAAAGCTGCTAGAGGCTTTTGGAGGTACCTATGCATCTTGGGGAGGTAATAGAGCTAGATTTTCTTCTTGGATTTCTGCATTTAGAGAGTCTGAGGATGTTGATACAATAAGGGCTGCATTTTTAGATTTATGGATGAGCAAGTGTGTGTTTAATTCTGACCCGGTACAATTCATGAAGCCTTTTACATTTCCTCTAGCTGTAGTATTATGTAGGGGCATGTCTTTGCCTTTAGGTACTTTATGTTTAGGTACCCTTTATTCTAAGCTTGACAGGTTACGTAGTGATGAGCTTGAAGGATCACCATACCACCTTATTGAGTCTAGCATTAATGTTTTATTGTTGCAAACTTTCATATGGGAGCATTCTAAAGATTATGTTGATGTTGGCAAGGATGTTGGTGATGTGAAGGCGACCATTTGGGTGGTCGGAGCTGCTGGTCCCAATGGTGAGCTCCAGTTTCTTGGCTTTGAAAATGGCCTTCCTTTGTTAATGAAATGGATGGGATTGAAGGTGTGGAATCTGCCTTCAATCACACTGCTAGATGATGGGGCTCACTTTGCTTGGAAGCCTTATTCTTATGTTGCTGTTGGGTTTTGCTACCCAAACCCTTTTCCAAATGCTAGACCCGGATCTCAAGAGTTTGGGTTGAATGATCATGAGAAAATTCCCAACTTCTTGCTCATTACATCCCCTTCATTCATTCCGTATCCAAGTGGTGCTGGGTTTAGCTTGACACAATACAATCCGCATAGAGTTTTGAGACAATTTGGATTTGATCAAGATGTTCTGGATATTAATACCACAATTTGTCCTTTGAGTGATGCTATGCAGCCACTAGTTCATGATACAACCATAGAGTATTGGGCCAACAAAGTAGAGAGGGTCTTGGTTCCAAGCTGA